The Streptomyces sp. NBC_00335 DNA window CGTAGTCGGGGCCGCCCGTGAGGTCGGGGGCCATGGAGCGCTCGACGTTGTACTTGATGTCCTGCGCCTTGATGGGCGAGCCGTCCTCGTACTTCACGCCCTCCTTCAGGGTGAAGGTCCAGGTCTTGCCGCCGTTGGAGGGGGTACCGAGGTCGGTGGCGAGGTCGGGGACGAGCTCGCTGCCGGCCTTGCCCGGTTCGGCCTTGAAGGTGACCAGGGTGCGGTAGAGGAGGCGGGTGCCGAAGTCCATCGTCGGCATGACCCAGTTGCGGGCGGGGTCGAGGTGGGCGAAGTCCTGGTTGGACAGGACGGTGATGGTCCCGCCCTTGACGGGGGTCCCGCCGAGGATCTTGCCGTCGTTGGCGGAGGCGGGGTTGGAGGCCCCGGCACCTGCGGCGGAGCCCTTCTTGGGGTCGGAGCAGCCCGAGGCGCCGAGTGCGAGTGCGGCCACCAGGGCGGTGGCGAGGGCGAGTTGGGTGCGCTTGGTCATGGGTCACTCCAGTGAAGGGCCGCGCTCTATGATGTGACCGGTAACATAGTAATGTGAAATTGTACTGACAAGGGGTTGGACCCCGGTTGGACCCACCGTTATCCAGCCGTGTCCAAATGGGTACGGACGCCAGGGCGTTGGGCATGCCGAACGCCGGGCGCGCTGCTGCGCGGCCCGGCGTCGAGGGAGGGGCGGGGGCTAGAGGCCCGCGCCCAGGCGGCCCTTCGGGCGGCCCACCGGTTCGTCGCGGCCCTGGGCCCAGAGGGAGCGGACGTGGCCCAGGTGGCGGGTCATGCAGGCTTCGGCCGCCTCCGCGTCGCCGGTGAGCATCAGGTCCAGGAGCTCGATGTGCTCCTCGGCGGAGGAGACCAGCTTGCCGGCCTCGTCCAGGCCCGTCAGGCCGTACAGCCGGGAGCGCTTGCGCAGGTCGCCGACGGTTTCCACCAGGCGGTCGTTGCCCGAGAGGCCGAGGAGGGTGAGGTGGAAGCGGCGGTCGGCCTCCAGGTAGCCGATGAGGTTGTGCTCGCGCGCGCTGGTGACGATCTCCTGCGCGATGGGGCGCAAGGCCTCCAGTGCCTCGGGCGCGGCGATCTTCGTGATCTTGCCGATGGTCGGGACCTCGATCATCGTGCGCAGCTCGGTGTACTGGTCCAGATCGCGCTCGCTGACCTCCGTGATGCGGAAGCCCTTGTTGCGGACCGGTTCCACCAGGCCCTCGCGGGCCAGGTCCAGCATGGCCTCGCGCACCGGGGTGGCCGAGACGCCGAGCTCGGCCGCGAGGCCGGGAGCGGAGTAGACGCTCCCGGGGCGCAGTTCACCCGCTATCAGGGCTGCCCGCAGGGCGTGGCCTACCTGGTCGCGGAGCCGTTCCTGAGCCTTGATGAGACTGTGCTGCTTCAGGTCACCCATTGCATTTCCTCCGAGACCGCTCACACCATCGGCGTGCGGAGGAACAGCGTACAATGTCACGTTGCGCTCGTTCCTCAGTGGACACCGCTCCCGGCGGCCTCGAACAGGGCCACCGCCACAGCGAGATCTTCCCAGGCCATGCCCACACTCTTGAAGAGCT harbors:
- a CDS encoding GntR family transcriptional regulator — encoded protein: MGDLKQHSLIKAQERLRDQVGHALRAALIAGELRPGSVYSAPGLAAELGVSATPVREAMLDLAREGLVEPVRNKGFRITEVSERDLDQYTELRTMIEVPTIGKITKIAAPEALEALRPIAQEIVTSAREHNLIGYLEADRRFHLTLLGLSGNDRLVETVGDLRKRSRLYGLTGLDEAGKLVSSAEEHIELLDLMLTGDAEAAEACMTRHLGHVRSLWAQGRDEPVGRPKGRLGAGL